A stretch of the Ornithodoros turicata isolate Travis chromosome 4, ASM3712646v1, whole genome shotgun sequence genome encodes the following:
- the LOC135390588 gene encoding phosphatidylinositol 3-kinase regulatory subunit gamma-like isoform X2 produces MASVNMLAYADVFKAKDVKGSDLASLDREKLSAMGIREEYPQNAILLCIGELCRGTSAHPLQGEDGSNYSNSLLKDEGATRQSHQFECQSFVEAEQCDSCRHLLRGLAHQGLLCHDCGFVCHRACAATTVLPACRAQQPHRPHRASALALAALSRDLTTQFNLTEQSAPSYLLRCIQEIELFAHLHPAVDLYKVYTSCSYPDQLPKLTVKLREDPMNADLSEFNIYCHVGALKKYLMELLNPVVPVQFYERFLEAAKHGGEEECKVRLLQLVHQLPPHYSATLRYIMAHLNRLCRLQHSHGFKERPQALINVFCFLLLRPAWESIVNIIRNGKLHARIIEILFFHGEWGEVLPSFDATPPALPPRRLSRTTHSVTSPTDHAPKSLQEAEWYWGDISREECQEKMKDTPDGTFLVRDATDRGSGDYTLTLRVGGSNKLIKIYHRMGKYGFSEPLNFNSVPELIQYFRNESLAQYNSFLNVRLLYPVSKFQQADIEDVDADVEKVGLKLMEANRDFLNKTKQFDQFHDQFTRLNNELQLKNQALQSFSEAVGMFEEQHEVLRRFQKEASEHERKSLEENKHVLEHRLNNLKESKAQLEKDVKGRQAYYKALEREINGLKLEVAEANKQREQCQIWLTSKGVKKDTINKLLQESSGEVKEKVCDEPETLPHHNESTWFIQDCDRGDALRLLEGRCNGTFLIRPSKTSGQYALSIVADGTVNHCLIMKTDKGFGFAEPYNIHPTLRSLVLHYAKTSLEEHNNKLKTTMAYPVFAQHNS; encoded by the exons ATGGCATCGGTGAACATGTTGGCATATGCTGACGTCTTCAAGGCTAAGGATGTCAAGGGCAGTGACCTTGCCTCTCTAGACAGGGAGAAGCTCTCG GCAATGGGAATCAGAGAAGAGTACCCTCAGAATGCCATACTGCTCTGTATTGGCGAACTCTGCCGTGGGACT AGTGCACATCCTCTGCAGGGCGAAGACGGAAGCAACTATTCGAACTCCTTACTGAAAGATGAAG GTGCCACGAGGCAGTCTCACCAGTTCGAGTGCCAGAGCTTTGTGGAAGCGGAACAATGCGACAGTTGTCGACATTTGCTGCGAGGTCTTGCCCACCAGGGCCTCTTGTGCCACGACTGCGGCTTCGTCTGCCACAGAGCGTGCGCTGCCACAACTGTACTTCCTGCCTGCAGGGCGCAGCAGCCGCACAGGCCGCACCGAGCTAGTGCGCTTGCCCTGG CGGCGCTGTCGAGGGATTTAACGACGCAGTTTAACCTGACCGAGCAGTCTGCCCCATCTTATCTTCTCCGATGCATACAGGAAATTGAGTTATTTGCACATTTGCATCCAG CCGTAGATCTTTACAAGGTGTACACATCTTGCTCCTACCCGGATCAGCTTCCAAAGCTCACGGTCAAACTCAGAGAAG ATCCAATGAATGCGGATCTTTCTGAGTTCAACATTTACTGCCACGTGGGGGCGCTCAAGAAGTACTTGATGGAATTGCTGAATCCCGTTGTTCCAGTACAGTTCTACGAAAGGTTTCTCGAAGCTGCAA AGCATGGAGGCGAGGAAGAATGCAAGGTTCGCCTCTTACAGTTGGTGCACCAGCTTCCACCTCATTACAGCGCCACTCTGCGCTACATCATGGCTCACCTAAATAGACTCTGCCGTCTGCAACACAGTCACGGCTTTAAGGAACGTCCACAAGCACTCATCAACGTCTTCTGCTTTCTTCTGCTCAGGCCTGCTTGGGAGAGCATTGT GAATATTATTCGCAACGGTAAACTGCACGCTCGCATAATAGAGATCCTCTTCTTCCACGGGGAGTGGGGAGAAGTACTTCCGAGCTTTGATGCGACACCACCTG CCCTTCCGCCTCGACGACTGTCTCGGACGACGCACAGCGTCACCTCTCCGACAGACCACGCTCCCAAGAGTTTGCAAGAAGCCGAGTGGTATTGGGGTGACATATCTCG GGAAGAGTGCCAAGAGAAAATGAAGGACACTCCAGACGGAACGTTCTTGGTCCGTGACGCCACTGACAGGGGTTCTGGGGATTACACCCTTACCTTACGTGTGGGTGGAAGCAACAAGCTCATCAAGATCTACCATCGCATGGGGAAATATGGATTCTCTGAGCCTCTCAACTTCAATTCCGTTCCAGAACTGATCCAGTACTTTAGGAATGAATCGCTTGCGCAGTACAACTCTTTCCTCAATGTCAGGCTGCTCTACCCGGTCTCCAAATTTCAACAA GCGGATATCGAAGATGTGGATGCAGACGTGGAAAAAGTGGGCCTGAAACTGATGGAGGCCAATCGAGATTTCCTCAACAAGACAAAACAGTTTGACCAGTTCCATGACCAGTTCACTCGTTTGAACAATGAACTGCAGCTTAAAAACCAGGCTCTCCAATCATTTTCTGAAGCTGTTGGCATGTTTGAAGAGCAGCACGAGGTGCTCAGGAGGTTCCAGAAGGAGGCCTCGGAACACGAGCGCAAAAG CTTGGAAGAAAACAAGCACGTACTGGAGCACCGTCTGAATAACCTGAAAGAAAGCAAAGCGCAACTGGAGAAAGATGTGAAAGGGCGTCAGGCGTACTACAAAGCGTTGGAACGGGAAATCAATGGTCTAAAGCTGGAGGTTGCCGAGGCAAACAAGCAAAGGGAACAATGTCAGAT TTGGCTCACGAGTAAAGGCGTCAAAAAGGACACCATCAACAAGCTGCTTCAGGAATCCTCGGGGGaagtgaaagaaaa GGTTTGCGACGAGCCTGAAACACTTCCCCATCACAACGAGAGCACGTGGTTCATACAAGACTGCGACCGTGGGGATGCTCTGCGGCTCCTCGAGGGACGTTGCAACGGGACCTTCCTTATCAGGCCGAGCAAGACTTCGGGACAGTACGCTCTTTCCATTGT CGCTGATGGAACGGTGAACCACTGTCTCATCATGAAGACAGACAAGGGCTTTGGCTTTGCGGAGCCCTACAACATCCACCCAACGTTACGCAGCCTCGTCTTGCACTACGCCAAGACCTCACTCGAGGAGCACAACAATAAACTCAAGACCACCATGGCGTACCCAGTGTTTGCCCAACACAACAGCTGA
- the LOC135390589 gene encoding uncharacterized protein LOC135390589: MDMSSPESGCNALLALKNSALNIMKKMLDRKNEEEVRIRVTEKHLGELHSNIKMEGEKIKNLEAELQSEKRYLENSETTLNTLQNSHDSLEQQVGELEEQLVRERKATIREKDDCDTFMNNVRTDYNKQLELICSIKDSFGILQFERNVESLKGSHTEKMRYLQRLRAEIDHLKEHKNFSKSDDQNQFIVQLAKTKLNTEKLREELSKEEREIVSLQTTRDELLKQKEHEKTLATRMKTTSSLQIPALPKLRRFEMPSLLPKCSFPSTASRTAPMPTKAINFRLPALKPFSRSKLPAISSTMAEQIVQRVAAVQPKSAFNVQGIKSSNHQEEAATEKLGHYTVRRDTQRTSPLLKRTPLDKIGDTLKSEKRQKVDQEVQDGTTSQNRTLQACKVNGGNILEEPQPSAAPQYKPDSNTVVGSVDNVGSPLPSSPSMSQSQYLALLRTAPESPESRERGTAGREPLLLWTTSTPKGHHTTQNEDEALPTHRSFGGESDIFAELEDTRPQTPAEQFNMFGDTDEDKAGGSVAFAFTFTGSRKSGPTTLF; the protein is encoded by the exons ATG GATATGTCGTCGCCCGAGTCAGGATGCAACGCCCTCCTCGCGTTAAAAAACTCTGCATTAAACATCATGAAAAAAATGTTAGACAGGAAAAACGAGGAAGAGGTGCGGATTAGAGTGACTGAGAAGCACCTGGGAGAATTGCATTCTAATATTAAAATGGAGGGGGAGAAAATCAAGAATCTAGAAGCTGAGCTgcagtccgaaaagcgctaCCTCGAGAACAGCGAAACTACACTGAACACGCTTCAAAATTCTCATGATAGCTTGGAACAGCAAGTAGGCGAATTAGAAGAACAACTAGTAAGAGAACGCAAAGCGACAATTCGCGAGAAGGACGATTGTGACACTTTCATGAACAATGTTCGCACAGACTACAACAAACAGCTCGAGCTCATTTGCAGCATCAAGGATAGTTtcggaattttgcaatttgaaCGCAACGTGGAATCTCTGAAGGGATCTCACACTGAGAAGATGCGATATCTGCAACGCTTACGAGCAGAGATAGATCACCTGAAGGAACACAAAAATTTTAGTAAAAGTGACGACCAGAACCAGTTTATAGTGCAGCTAGCAAAGACGAAGCTGAATACCGAAAAACTGAGAGAGGAGCTGAgtaaggaagagagagaaattGTCTCACTTCAGACTACCAGAGATGAACTGCTGAAGCAGAAGGAACACGAAAAGACCCTAGCAACCAGAATGAAAACCACGAGTTCTCTACAGATACCAGCTCTTCCGAAACTGCGACGTTTTGAGATGCCATCACTGCTGCCAAAATGTAGTTTCCCATCAACAGCATCCAGAACTGCACCAATGCCAACGAAAGCAATCAACTTCCGGCTTCCTGCACTCAAGCCATTCAGCCGCAGTAAACTACCAGCCATATCTTCTACAATGGCAGAACAGATAGTCCAACGTGTGGCTGCTGTTCAGCCCAAGAGTGCCTTCAACGTGCAAGGAATTAAATCTAGCAATCATCAGGAAGAGGCTGCTACAGAAAAACTCGGTCATTACACTGTCCGACGAGACACACAGAGGACATCACCACTCTTGAAACGCACTCCTCTGGATAAAATCGGCGATACCTTAAAGTCTGAAAAGAGACAGAAGGTTGACCAGGAAGTTCAAGATGGCACCACAAGTCAGAACAGGACCCTCCAGGCATGTAAAGTCAACGGTGGTAATATTCTGGAAGAACCCCAGCCCTCGGCAGCTCCCCAGTATAAGCCAGATAGCAACACCGTAGTAGGCTCTGTTGACAATGTGGGAAGCCCTCTTCCGAGCTCTCCTTCCATGAGCCAATCGCAGTACCTTGCACTGTTGAGAACCGCACCGGAGTCACCGGAAAGCCGAGAGAGGGGTACCGCAGGAAGGGAACCGTTACTACTCTGGACTACGAGTACCCCGAAGGGTCACCACACGACGCAGAACGAAGACGAGGCACTTCCGACGCACAGATCCTTTGGAGGGGAGTCGGACATATTTGCGGAGCTGGAGGACACCCGTCCCCAAACTCCGGCTGAACAATTTAACATGTTTGGGGATACGGACGAAGATAAAGCCGGAGGGTCCGTCGCATTTGCATTTACTTTCACGGGGTCAAGGAAATCTGGACCAACAACACTGTTTTGA
- the LOC135390584 gene encoding ERI1 exoribonuclease 3-like isoform X1 gives MKDLLMISKNIIAPVTSLGRLLCLLSFKRDQMLRWLVVTSHRNIVSQVEKSRRRSCNMSSLAKLAKQKYDYFLVLDLEATCERERAPRPQEIIEFPVLKVSGHTFEIESIFHEYVRPKAHPVLSSFCTELTGIIQDMVDGQPVFEDVLQMFVTWMREQRLLSSQFIFVTFGDWDLLKMLPSQCAYSGVPVPEYMKTWVNLKKSFSEATGHWPKTLPQTMEYCGMETIGRHHSGIDDCRNNAAILKWLAQQGYVFSATGSTLPS, from the exons ATGAAAGATTTGCTGATGATTTCGAAAAATATTATCGCACCTGTGACTTCACTTGGGCGTCTGCTCTGTCTGCTCAGCTTCAAAAGAGATCAG ATGTTGCGCTGGTTAGTGGTTACTAGCCACCGTAATATCGTTTCACAAGTTGAGAAAAGCCGACGAAGAAGTTGTAACATGTCAAGCCTTGCAAAACTTGCGAAGCAGAAGTATGACTATTTCCTAGTTCTTGACTTGGAAGCTACTTGCGAAAGAGAACGGGCACCACGACCACAG GAGATAATTGAATTTCCCGTATTAAAAGTCAGTGGCCATACCTTTGAAATTGAGTCAATATTTCACGAGTACGTTCGGCCAAAGGCTCATCCTGTTCTGTCTTCATTCTGTACTGAG TTGACCGGCATCATTCAAGATATGGTAGATGGACAGCCTGTCTTCGAAGATGTCTTACAG ATGTTTGTCACCTGGATGAGGGAACAGAGGCTTCTGTCCAGCCAGTTTATTTTTGTAACTTTTGGAGACTGGGACCTTCTCAAAAT GTTACCCTCCCAGTGCGCTTATTCTGGTGTTCCTGTGCCTGAATATATGAAAACGTGGGTCAACCTGAAGAAG TCTTTTTCAGAAGCCACAGGTCACTGGCCAAAGACGCTTCCACAGACAATGGAGTACTGCGGAATGGAAACCATTGGAAGGCATCACAGTGGGATAG ATGATTGTCGCAACAATGCCGCAATCCTCAAGTGGTTGGCTCAGCAGGGCTACGTCTTCTCAGCCACTGGATCAACTCTGCCATCATGA
- the LOC135390584 gene encoding ERI1 exoribonuclease 3-like isoform X2 → MLRWLVVTSHRNIVSQVEKSRRRSCNMSSLAKLAKQKYDYFLVLDLEATCERERAPRPQEIIEFPVLKVSGHTFEIESIFHEYVRPKAHPVLSSFCTELTGIIQDMVDGQPVFEDVLQMFVTWMREQRLLSSQFIFVTFGDWDLLKMLPSQCAYSGVPVPEYMKTWVNLKKSFSEATGHWPKTLPQTMEYCGMETIGRHHSGIDDCRNNAAILKWLAQQGYVFSATGSTLPS, encoded by the exons ATGTTGCGCTGGTTAGTGGTTACTAGCCACCGTAATATCGTTTCACAAGTTGAGAAAAGCCGACGAAGAAGTTGTAACATGTCAAGCCTTGCAAAACTTGCGAAGCAGAAGTATGACTATTTCCTAGTTCTTGACTTGGAAGCTACTTGCGAAAGAGAACGGGCACCACGACCACAG GAGATAATTGAATTTCCCGTATTAAAAGTCAGTGGCCATACCTTTGAAATTGAGTCAATATTTCACGAGTACGTTCGGCCAAAGGCTCATCCTGTTCTGTCTTCATTCTGTACTGAG TTGACCGGCATCATTCAAGATATGGTAGATGGACAGCCTGTCTTCGAAGATGTCTTACAG ATGTTTGTCACCTGGATGAGGGAACAGAGGCTTCTGTCCAGCCAGTTTATTTTTGTAACTTTTGGAGACTGGGACCTTCTCAAAAT GTTACCCTCCCAGTGCGCTTATTCTGGTGTTCCTGTGCCTGAATATATGAAAACGTGGGTCAACCTGAAGAAG TCTTTTTCAGAAGCCACAGGTCACTGGCCAAAGACGCTTCCACAGACAATGGAGTACTGCGGAATGGAAACCATTGGAAGGCATCACAGTGGGATAG ATGATTGTCGCAACAATGCCGCAATCCTCAAGTGGTTGGCTCAGCAGGGCTACGTCTTCTCAGCCACTGGATCAACTCTGCCATCATGA